A stretch of DNA from Perca flavescens isolate YP-PL-M2 chromosome 11, PFLA_1.0, whole genome shotgun sequence:
CACTTTGTGCTGTTCAAAACTCTACTACGACTACTTTCCTGCTGAAAAATGTCAGGTACATAGGAGTGTGTGTTGAGACTAATGCAGAAGAGTGGGCGGGATAAATAACTTGGGAAGAAAGAAAGCAGAATGCTTTGTATGAATATActtaaagtgtgtttgtgtgttcatgttcttatgtttgtgtttttcttcccaCAGTAAACTTCAGACATGTTTCCAGTGGGAGTTCACAGCACCGTTCCTACTAAGCCCTGAGCAAGGCCTGTTGAAGCCTGGCCAGGAGTGTCACATCACTGTGCTCTTCCAACCACAAGAGGCACTGGTGTACCAGCAACAGGCCAACTGCAAGTTTGGAGAAGAAGGGGACAAGGCAGACAGCTGCTGCATTGTGCTGCTGCAGGGACTAGGTACTTCAACTATAAGCTGAGACAGGACAACATAAGATTAATAGATCCAGACAGATTTttgatacagtatatgtagttAAATAGATTTGAAAGGTTACCAATAAACTTACCAGCTTTGACAACATAGACGGACCCATAAATCAATACCAGACTGACTGTAATCAGTACCTAGACAATTACAATTTGTGATCCAAATTTAAACAGCTGGTTTTGGCCTACTACCAGAATCAAATAATACAACTTTCTCTCAGCTTGATTGCTGGTTTTGTTACATCAGTAATATTAGTAAAATTGAAAAAAGTACAccacaaaaacaataaatgctCATTTTTAATGTAGAACTCCACTCCTTATTTATGTTTGTGAACAatatatcattaaaaaaaatgactgatcTGACCGTAAAGCAAAGAATTTAAGCCACTGATTTTACCCAGTTGTTCTCCAGTCTGACTGTGTATAACCATGCATATTTGAGCAATGACACATGTTCCATATTTGCTTTATTTGAAGCTATACTGATATGCATCTGTATTATTGATTGAACCATGTGGCAAGGGGGTATATAGTTATTCTCAGAATACTGTTTAAAAGGAGATGAGGAACCAATACTCTCACTCTCCTCTTTTCTTGCCTCTGCTTTTCCTTTCAGCTAAATACCCATGTCTTCAGCTGAAAAATCCAGGAACCATGGATGAAAAAGAACAGTGTGGTAAAGAGCTGCACTTTGGCTCTGTGGCAGTCGGGCAGAGTTTGCAGAAACACTTTTACATCTTTAACCCCTCCCCTGTGAGTAgtacacaaagatacacaaatGTACACTCTCAGTTACCTTCCCTCTGATATCTCTTGTCACCTCTCTCCTCTAGGTAACTgcgtctttctctctttcacaaCTGTCCAGTGGGGCGCCTTTGTTGGGGTCAGTGTTCAGCTGTGATGTGCCCAGGGGTAAGGTGGTGCCTGGAGGATCATTACGGGCTAAAGTCACCTATACTCCTGCTGTGGTGGATAGTGTCTCTGTTGAGTACTTATCTCTAAAATGTAGAGGAGCGCTCAATGAAACTCTGATCAAACTCACAGGAAACTGTGTAGGTAGGGGCACACGGaaaggcacacacatacacaatctatatatatatatacatataaaaaaaggttttgcagTCTTAGAAAGGCAGATAAATACTAGCATTATTctccaacttttttttaaatgaaaaagaaaggGTATCTACAATTGGATACATGTGTAcaaacatgatttatttttctaactAGGTCCCAACGTCTCCTTGTCCTCCTCTGTGGTGGACTTTGGCTGTGTTGAGGAAGGAGGAGCAGTCGTACAGACAGTGGAGCTGGTTAATTCTTCGCCTGTTGAGGCTCTCTACCAATGGGACCTCGATTGTAGTGGGAACAGTGTGTTCAGCATCCAGCCAGCAAGTGGCACTGTATGCCCACATAGCCATACCACACTGAGGGCAGTCTATAGGCCCACGCAGCCTATTGCACATCACAGGAGAGTGGCATGTCTCATACTGCACAGGGTAGGAGTCAATATGCAGCAAACACACCATtataacattcacacacacacacacacacacacacacacacacacacacacacacacacacacacacacacacacacacacacacacacacacacacacacacaaacaagactATTTATTCTAGTTAACACTAGATATGTCTAATCTCCCCTGTAGGACCCCATGTTCCTTGACCTGATTGGTACCTGTCACTCAGAGCTCCAGCAGCCAGCCATACTGAAACCTGAGCACTTGGTTCTTTACAAGCTCCACTGGTATCGCAGACAGGACCTACCAGACACTCCCAGTGACATGCAGCAGGATCATAATGTACCCTTGGACCAAAAGGGAGCGCTCTGCCCAGTGGAGGAGGCAAATTGCTGATTTGTCTAGATTTTAAATATCTTATCAGAAAACATTAAATCACGCATGGACACTAGATGTAACCAGTAAAGGGCACAGTATAGGTTTTGGTATTGTCTGTCTGACTCTTTCTCTGTGTCCTTTTCTAGCAGTCACCCCAGACACCAGACAGTGCTGGTGTTGTGTGCAGAAATCCCATGGAGGAATATTACCAATCCTGCTTAGGGTGCATGGATCCCCTCTCTTCCAGCTCTTCTTTGTCGTCTCTACATGTGTCTGTGATGCCCAGTGAGCTACTGTTTAATTACAAAATGTCCTCTATTTTGTCTACTTCATCCACTTCCTCTCAGCCTGTCTCCATCACCAACCACACCAGGGAGAAACTCAGGTATCCATGCTTGCACTGGATTGTGACTTCTCACTATGGCACATGTTTAGAATATCTGTTTTTCTTGCTCAATCTGGTTTTACTATTGCATGTGATTCTGCTCCAGCCTGGTGTGGACTGTTGCCCAAGACTCTCCGTTCACTGTCTCTCCCCCATTATGTGAGCTGGCTCCACTGAAGTCCACCTCATTCAGGGTGACCTATGACCCTAAGCAGCTCAATACTTTGCACGGAGCGCAACTCGAATGCTTTGCATTCTATAAGGTAATAATGATCTACAGTAAAAATTCCTTCACATCGAGTGATTGTGCATGTCCATTCAAAATGTGTCTCCAATCTCTGTTGAGCATAAAAGAAAAACTTGCAAGACGTCATGCAAGATGTTTTGCTGCCActcttctcttccttctctgGATGCTGCAGGACAATCAAGACCTAGAGGACCAAGTGCTGTTACCACCCTGGTGTGTGACTGTCAGAGTCATAGGCCACTCCTTTCAGCCCGGCAAAGAGCATTTCATCCCAAGCTGCTCTCTGATGCCCCCTCGAGTGGTGAGACAGCATGTTACAGCATATCTTACTCTTTCTGAGTCTCTCATTTATGTATAGTTTTGTCATTCTCTGGTAACTGTAATATTCTGTTCTCTCAAGGTGTTTCCAGCACTTAGTGTTCTTTCCCATCAGACAGTGCTCCTCCAGAATTGTGGAGACCTGCCCCTCACTTTCTGTCTGGACCACAGTTTAAACCCTGCCTTGGCAGAATCTGTGTTTGTTGTGCCGAGCTGTGGTCTGATCCAGCCTGGGAGTCACCAAATCCTCGTGCTCAGAACAACTCCCACAGAAAACAGTCCTAAACAGGGGTTCAGTTTACACCTTCGGCTCAATGCAGCTAAACACACAAAGGTACTATATACACTACACAGGGACACGGAGGACAAAAGTGGTAGCACTCACCGCATGCAGGTTATTTTATCTGTGCAAATGTCTCTGTGTCCTTTAGGAATTGACAGTTGtcagtgttgtggaacagaTGCGTATGTCTCTGGAAGGAGACAACAGTTTATATTTCCAGCCAACAGCCGTGGGCTCACAGACGCAGCGTTCCCACCACATCAGAAACCTCAGCTGCCTACCTCTACGGTTGGTTGCCATAATGGTTGTTATTCCAGTGCTGTACTTGGGACATTTTTCCATGTATTGTTTGTTGTCTGGTCTTTTCCCAGCATCATTAATCTTGTCTACAGCTGGCTTTCTGTGATTGTGCTTTATGATAGATTCCAATGGAGCATTCCAGAGCCAGAGCAGGAGCTTATCTCTGTTGAACCAGATGCTGGGGAACTGCATCCCAATGAGAGCTCGGTGAGAGGCTGAAAGAatcataaatacatttaatgcaAGCAGATATTGTGCAAgtgatttaaaacaaatatgaagCATAGCGCAAGTTCTGGCATGTCACGGAGTCAAGCTATTATCTCAGCTCATAGAGTTCCTAAGCCAGCACACCAGCTGATGGCTCAGCTGATGGCTCAGCTGATTCCCTCTTTTGATTGGATTTCCATATAGCGCGCTCTATTTAAACTGCTTTTCCCAGCCTACCTTGCTGCATTTCTGCTAGCGCTTGCGACCCACCTCCACCCCAGCTCCACCCCAGCTCCTCCTTTTAAATTCATGTTGTCTGACTTAATCAGTGTTGTGTCTCTGTCATTGATGCTGTACCCTGTGGGGATCCtgcactgctgctctccccacTTAAGGCTTTCCATACATGCACATGGAAGGGCAGGGAGGTGTGCTCTCCCTGCCTCATGCTTTCCACGTATGCACGTGGAAGTGCGGGGAGGCCCCAgaacagagccataccgccAAATACAAATTGCAGATGAATGAATCTATTTTGACAAAGTGGTCCTGACTGAACTTTGCAACTGACTTTATTTACCTTCTTTAACTTTTTGTTTGTGACTGGTTGATGTTACAGGTTCAGATATGGTCCTTCAGCCCACTGGcagaaaaaacatacacactcaaACCCACTCTCACCTTCTGGCCGATCCAAACTCCTGGATGTAACAAGTCACACCTTACCCTTGATGTGGTGGGGATGGGTGCGAAAGGCTCCATAGAGGTGGGTCTTTGTCTTGTGtgattttatgtgtgtgtgcatgagtgtatgcatgtgtgcatgtactaGAACTATATTTCAATTTTCAagaaaatttcaaatgagtgtCGCACTCATCTTTTGGAGCATGAATTACTTTTGAAGGGAACCAAGCAAagcagtgtgtgcatgtttttttacTCCCCAGGCAGAGAAAACAGTTCTGGATGTTGGGGAGACTCTGGTTGGAAGCTATCGGTCAATTCAGGTTCCTCTGGTGAACAACAGCCCCTGTCCTGtgtccttttgtctctctgtACAGCAGATACTTCTGGATGAAGAACTTACTTATGACCCCGAGAGTGAGCCAAATGGTATTCTCTTTTGTGAGGTCCTTACTGTCCTTTGCGTACTGTATTTACATGATATTGATTAGCTCTCAGCAGAGTAGACTTTAGCATGGGCATTTGTCAGTAAGGCAAATGAAAAGTCATCCCTGCTGACTACAagtgatacagatatacagtagtTGAACCAGTGTTATGGATCAGCTGTGTCCTGTCTGGCCATTTAGCCCTACAGCTGGACTGTGACAGGGGAACCATCGCCTCACATGCCACAATGCTGCTCCGATCCACTGTCAGGCCACACAGACGAGCCCAGTACCTGTGGACCATCAGCTACCAGATGCTGAATGCCAGTGGTAGATAGAAAACACAGACAATACAAACCTGAATATATTCTGCCTTTTCGTTTTCCATTACTTACTGACTTACTGCTCTCTTGCTTTCtatatctatctgtctctctccctagGGTTTGTGTCATCCCCTCCCCAAACAGTGTGTGAAGTGCGAGCTCAGGGTGTGTTTCCCACCCTCCAGGTGATTGATGTGTGGGGGGGTGGCAGTGTGGGCAGCCTCAGCAAGGTGCATCTATGGAAACTCTTCTCACTGGACAGACTCAATGAGCACATGCTGTCCAACCCCTCCCCTGCAGAACTCACTTACAGAACCCCTACCAGGCACAGGTTAGGGGCAGAATATATGAATActcaataaaatgtataaaaaaaaagatacagatCAAGATAGATTCATGTTTTGAATGTCGTCATTATTGTGTTTCATTCCATATTTACTATCATAATttgattgtttatttattacaaaaGAGAATGAAATAATACTTAAATGATATTTGTTTGAATAGAAATCCTGTATTTACATTGTCAGGATGTGGTGTGTGCATGACCATGTTTGCTCTTCCTGCCTCTAGTCTGAGCAGTTCTCCTTCCATCTTCACCAAAGTCCTGTTGGATTTTAACTTCAGTGCTGCTCCCCTGACTTCAGAGCCCTCAACGTTTGTGTTGATGTTTCACAACCCTGGCTTCATCCCTGTAAACTGGTAAGCAGACTGTAGAAATGTTGTCAAAAATTTCTCAATTTATGTATACAGTGCAGAATAACATACCAGACGTCATATACAGCTAATCATTTTCCATTTTACTGATAATGAAAATACAGGTTATACTCTTAGAAATTGAGCTTGATAGGGACAATTTGAATAGACTTGTGTTTCTTCTAATCTTTAAATCTTTGATTTACTGATTTTTGGGCTTCTCTTCAATATTAGGGCATTCTTGTTTCCAGAGGACCAACAGATAGAGTTGGAATACTGGGCCGAGACCGGAGAGTTTAGCAGCACTGAACTGCACCAAATGAAGGTCAGGCCTGTCTTTTCTTTATATACATTTAACTATATATTACTAAATATTCTGAGATTCtcacatttcaaaatataactttttttggaTAGATACAGGCACAAAGCATACATATATTCATCTCGTTGACAGGTTCAAGACAACCACCTGTTCAGCATTTCTCCCCGTTCTGGAACTTTGCTCCCTGGCCAGCAGAGGGCAGTACACTTCACCTACAGGTCAGAGATTATCGCAAAAGATACAACAGCACAGAATGATAAATCAGTCAATTTAACGATAATAGAAAGGATGAGGGTTAAATCTAAAAAATCAGTTTACACAAATAACATGTTCCCAAAATAATCTCAACTTTGTCCTTCACAGCCATGACTTTGCTGGGACAGATCGGTTTCCTGTCGTGTTTAAACTTTCTTATGGCAGAGAGATCTTGGTGAGGCAGAACTGCATATGAATTTACACGAAGCCCATATTTATTCAAGTctaacaacacaaaaacaaaattaccTTTCTATACTGGTAGAATCAAATTTTCAAATTCCACAGTTCTTTCACTCCAGTAGTGCTATTCCTGTATTAttccttttattttctgtaGGGCCTGAGAAATGCAGTAATCTAATATATCATTAAATTTGGTGAAGTTGGATAATTTATTTTAACttgatgtgtatgtgttgtgGTTCTGTGTGCAGCTGAACTTTCAGGGGGTGAcggtggagagagacagaccctATCTCCACTTTGCCTCCAAGCGACATGTCTTCACTTCTGTAACTATTGGGAACTGTTCTCCTCCGAGGCAGGCGCGTGTTTAAATTCTCCAACATAAAGCCTATCAGCACTGGCGTATTCACAGTGAGCTGAAATGTATTGCAATCTAGTTGATAGCATAATATTTCAACTCATATTCACTGAAACAGCTTCCACAGATTTCTATTAAACTTACAGCACTGGTAATAACTGTGTTTGGACATCCATTATGGTCCATTGTTTGACCGGAATGTGTTCCTCTCTATTAAAAATACGTGTATTAATACTGTTAACATTACAACCTGAGCTTCTCTGAAAGGCTAGACAAAACCCAGGTGACTTGGCATTTGTCCTGCAGATGTATGAACTTAACAATGGCGGTGCAGTGCCAGTCCGTTATGAGGTGGACATGGCTGTGTTGTCACAGCTGCAGGTGGACAACTGTAACCATCCGTTGCTGTGCTGCCTCAATCCAGAGGGAGTGGTCCTATCTGGGAAGACGGCCATGCTGGAATGGATCTTCTCTCCATTAGAGGCTAAAGTGTACCATGTAAGGATCGAGCCATACATTGCCTATCTTCTGCTGCCCTCTTACCACAATCCCCTCAAACCTTTCATACAAGTGGTTCGGGGAGCTTTTATTGTAGGCACCATGTTTCTCTCCATTGTACATGTTTTGTCCATAGCATTATAATCAAGTTCATAGCAATTTAAAAATCAAGCTGGAACAGAAATGTAACGAAACAGCCACAGAAGTTGGTTTACTTAGATACACAGATAAAcaattttatgttttgttttttttaattcattaaactATTTAGAATGGCACCTACCGTATCATTTACACCATTAGCATTACCTACATGTCCAATCTCTGTGATTTTGAGTCCGTTTTTGTGTATCACCAGATGGATATTCCTATCCACGTCCAGGATGGGCACTCTACGCTGGTGAGATTTGAGGGATGTGGGTTAAATTCCCCTACGCTGGGCTCCATAACACCATTTGGCTACAGTGATACTAAGGCATCTGAACCCTGTGTCCAGAGGCTGCCCTTCCCGGGACAGGTGAGAGCACTTCTTGTCTTttcaaactattcttttaactTGAATTTATTCTGCTGAATACCAACAGTCTATTTCTTATACGTTTtcttgtatgtgtgtctttgacCATATGTGGGTCTATGTAttcatctcagtgtgtgtgtgtgtgtgtgtgtgtgtgtgtgtgtgtaggtgctaTTTCTGTCTGAGGACAGTGTCTGTCTTGGCGACATCCCTGTGTGCTCACGATCTTCAAGAATCCTCTTCCTGACCAATGTGTCCCACACAGACACTGTCCACTATACATGGGACCCGCAGAGCAATCAGCAGGTACAGGAAGGGTTACACAGCAGATCATCCCTCTTTGTGCCGGACTGTCTGTCATTCGTAGGTTGTATATCAGGGATTCTCCCCGAGTTATTTTGGAAATTCTGTTATCTGTGTGCCCAATGACATCTCAATCCAGGCTTTGAGGTGAAAGTGTTAAAATATCACTGCTGACCaggtttgcatgtgtgtctgtgtgttgtgtcaggTGGTGCAGATCCATCCAGATCGAGGTAGTCTGTGTCCAGGGGAGAGTGCCCTTTGTGCCCTTACCTTTACCTCTACTGACTACCCTACTGCTTATCAGCTAGATATCATCTGTCAGGTAACACAGCAAATTTAGAGCTGCATTAGCTGCCATGAGGTTTGTGCTTTTTTTGAGCCTAGTGAATTTAAGTCCAACATTTAATGAATTGGTCtctactctcctctcctctcctctcctctcctctcctctcctctcctctcctctcctctcctctcctcctctcctctcctctccaggtTATTCAGGAAGCAGCGCTGACTCGTTATCATGATGCTTTACAGCGCTGGGAGGAAGAGAAAGCGAGACAGCAAGATGAATTCATTATAACAGACAAAGACCTTAGACAAAGTCCAGAAGTTCCCATTGATAAGGTCCTCCCTCAAATTCAAAGTCATGTATTTGGCAGTGATGTAACAGTCTTCTTCACCAAATTCACTCTTTGTCTTGTTACAGGAACCTGTAGCAGCTCCAGTAAGAAAAGGGCCACCACTCAGGAAATACAAGGTGGTACTCATTGGTTGTAAATATAAGGCCTGTCTTGCgaataaatattattattgtcaaatacatttttaaagccTGGCTTCATTTTGATTGCCCCTTTATGTCTTGCTTTCTCTCCCCTCTAGACTCTTCCTCCTATCTGTGCCAGTGCTAATGGTGAAGCAGTGGTCACTATGTGTACCAAGCTAACTAGAGCTGAGCGGCGGGCGCAGCGAGAGACAGCAAAAGCCCGGAGATGCCCTGAACCCCCCCAACCTGCTCTGCTGCATCTGTGGGTTACAGCACACTCCCACTTGCTTCTGGAATACCCCCCACACTTCCCTAACCAGTCAAATGAGCACTATAGGTAAAGCATTCTCATACTATTCACAACCTCTGGACTTTGATACGCACCTTTTATGTAAGAATGTCCTTTATACTTATGTTTATACAAAAACTTATTTAAGACTTATTTTAGATTTAGCAAATACGTTGTGACTCCTGTGAAGCATCCAGAAAATCCTGATCTCCAATCTATATGTAGTAGCAGAAACATTTGCATCTCTGCTGTCTTCCTAAGATGCCCCAGCTCAGTCAAGCCCCAGCAACCTGAAGCATCTTCTTCACGCACATCCCTCCCTGCTGGGCTGCCTCCCCCGACACATGGCCCTGATAGAGATATCACCATGCATGTACTCACCTCTCTGCTCAGGTAACAGTTACACAGACACCCAGGAAGTGTTTGATATTAGATGGAATTTTAGTGTTCATGGAGATAATTGAATTTAAAGTGAGGTTAAGAGCATTGTAAGAAAtggtatatttgtgtgtgtgtgtgtgtgtgtgtgtgtgtgtgtgcatgtgtgcgcgccctccccctctcttctttTCCAGTGGCATACTAGATGATCCAGCCTTCACCCAGTCTCTGATTACTTTGGCATCCAAGCCCATCACCTACCAGCTTCGAAAAACTAGTCCCTCCTCACTtccatcctccctcccttcccctcCCTGTCCTACACCTTCTCACCCTACACACCAACGTCAGGTTCTGTTGAGTGGGACAGTGGGAcagaaagaacagcacaacacAGTGGACAGTGAGGGGACTGCGGgatgttggagaaacaggcgCACAACGcaaaacacaccacacactgaGCATGTGCCTGCTGACATGACTGAAGATGTTTTGCTGAACACGCTCCAGAACCTGATGATAGAAGCTGTCAGAGGGGAGCTTGTCCTTACAGCGCATCCCCGCACTGTTATCCTGCCACCTTTTTCAACCAGgtatagacagacacacactgcacacacactgcacacacacacacaaaacttatGTTAGCTCTGGCAGTGTTACCTCTCTATTTGTTGCACATGTCAGATATAACCAAATGGCTAACATATTGTGTGTTCTATAAGATCCAGGAGGACGTCCATAGCCATGGCCGAGGAGGAGAAAGTAGATCTGAGAAACAGAAAGGAATCCGCAGTGACATAAGTCTCACCATCTAGCCATCATCCCAGAGGTCCAGCTCCCTCTGCTGTTTTCATTAAAATCCAACTTTTGTTCATCCAATGTTCACTTTgcgctagtctatatccttgacggatttcactcatttaggccggatatccgttaccttgggcttcctttgtgttggcattctaaactctggtagatttatttatttaaggactatggttaaccttttctcggatccctgcagggtaaatccacacagctagctagttttctgtcgcacgaccaAAATgacctattttgcagcggcagcCCGGCTTTTCTCTGGTGCTTAGTATTTTgcaaagaaatggcaataaaccagagcacattttcctcccatccctgaatgctttgtggagtagccagaccctcctctggcaaagcgagactgaCTTAGCCCTGACACCTCTGTAGCTTCCTCTATCTCACCCGGTGCCATCCATCATTTTCTCTCCATCCCAACTGCTTTTTTCATGTGTCTCTCTTTCCTAGTCTGGTCAGCCTCCTTCCTCACAGACTCCTCCATAcacattttgtgttttcagtTGTATGAAGATGTTATGGG
This window harbors:
- the cfap65 gene encoding cilia- and flagella-associated protein 65 isoform X2, with the translated sequence MLAESLGPDPLASGAKWKPSGKNIKDPGIHQRQRGGKYRREASSQRSCLLGLELKPELVWEDWDLGGEFTETLVLKNIHSKLQKLHVRPPLSKFFTLIPQIIVLSPGTSFSMPVSFRPVQRCEYEDSIEFQGKDGSFQVSLRATIPCHALEVPDSVLLPLCAVQNSTTTTFLLKNVSKLQTCFQWEFTAPFLLSPEQGLLKPGQECHITVLFQPQEALVYQQQANCKFGEEGDKADSCCIVLLQGLAKYPCLQLKNPGTMDEKEQCGKELHFGSVAVGQSLQKHFYIFNPSPVTASFSLSQLSSGAPLLGSVFSCDVPRGKVVPGGSLRAKVTYTPAVVDSVSVEYLSLKCRGALNETLIKLTGNCVGPNVSLSSSVVDFGCVEEGGAVVQTVELVNSSPVEALYQWDLDCSGNSVFSIQPASGTVCPHSHTTLRAVYRPTQPIAHHRRVACLILHRDPMFLDLIGTCHSELQQPAILKPEHLVLYKLHWYRRQDLPDTPSDMQQDHNVPLDQKGALCPVEEQSPQTPDSAGVVCRNPMEEYYQSCLGCMDPLSSSSSLSSLHVSVMPSELLFNYKMSSILSTSSTSSQPVSITNHTREKLSLVWTVAQDSPFTVSPPLCELAPLKSTSFRVTYDPKQLNTLHGAQLECFAFYKDNQDLEDQVLLPPWCVTVRVIGHSFQPGKEHFIPSCSLMPPRVVFPALSVLSHQTVLLQNCGDLPLTFCLDHSLNPALAESVFVVPSCGLIQPGSHQILVLRTTPTENSPKQGFSLHLRLNAAKHTKELTVVSVVEQMRMSLEGDNSLYFQPTAVGSQTQRSHHIRNLSCLPLRFQWSIPEPEQELISVEPDAGELHPNESSVQIWSFSPLAEKTYTLKPTLTFWPIQTPGCNKSHLTLDVVGMGAKGSIEAEKTVLDVGETLVGSYRSIQVPLVNNSPCPVSFCLSVQQILLDEELTYDPETLQLDCDRGTIASHATMLLRSTVRPHRRAQYLWTISYQMLNASGFVSSPPQTVCEVRAQGVFPTLQVIDVWGGGSVGSLSKVHLWKLFSLDRLNEHMLSNPSPAELTYRTPTRHSLSSSPSIFTKVLLDFNFSAAPLTSEPSTFVLMFHNPGFIPVNWAFLFPEDQQIELEYWAETGEFSSTELHQMKVQDNHLFSISPRSGTLLPGQQRAVHFTYSHDFAGTDRFPVVFKLSYGREILLNFQGVTVERDRPYLHFASKRHVFTSVTIGNCSPPRQMYELNNGGAVPVRYEVDMAVLSQLQVDNCNHPLLCCLNPEGVVLSGKTAMLEWIFSPLEAKVYHMDIPIHVQDGHSTLVRFEGCGLNSPTLGSITPFGYSDTKASEPCVQRLPFPGQVLFLSEDSVCLGDIPVCSRSSRILFLTNVSHTDTVHYTWDPQSNQQVVQIHPDRGSLCPGESALCALTFTSTDYPTAYQLDIICQVIQEAALTRYHDALQRWEEEKARQQDEFIITDKDLRQSPEVPIDKEPVAAPVRKGPPLRKYKTLPPICASANGEAVVTMCTKLTRAERRAQRETAKARRCPEPPQPALLHLWVTAHSHLLLEYPPHFPNQSNEHYRCPSSVKPQQPEASSSRTSLPAGLPPPTHGPDRDITMHVLTSLLSGILDDPAFTQSLITLASKPITYQLRKTSPSSLPSSLPSPPCPTPSHPTHQRQVLLSGTVGQKEQHNTVDSEGTAGCWRNRRTTQNTPHTEHVPADMTEDVLLNTLQNLMIEAVRGELVLTAHPRTVILPPFSTRSRRTSIAMAEEEKVDLRNRKESAVT
- the cfap65 gene encoding cilia- and flagella-associated protein 65 isoform X1, whose product is MLAESLGPDPLASGAKWKPSGKNIKDPGIHQRQRGGKYRREASSQRSCLLGLELKPELVWEDWDLGGEFTETLVLKNIHSKLQKLHVRPPLSKFFTLIPQIIVLSPGTSFSMPVSFRPVQRCEYEDSIEFQGKDGSFQVSLRATIPCHALEVPDSVLLPLCAVQNSTTTTFLLKNVSKLQTCFQWEFTAPFLLSPEQGLLKPGQECHITVLFQPQEALVYQQQANCKFGEEGDKADSCCIVLLQGLAKYPCLQLKNPGTMDEKEQCGKELHFGSVAVGQSLQKHFYIFNPSPVTASFSLSQLSSGAPLLGSVFSCDVPRGKVVPGGSLRAKVTYTPAVVDSVSVEYLSLKCRGALNETLIKLTGNCVGPNVSLSSSVVDFGCVEEGGAVVQTVELVNSSPVEALYQWDLDCSGNSVFSIQPASGTVCPHSHTTLRAVYRPTQPIAHHRRVACLILHRDPMFLDLIGTCHSELQQPAILKPEHLVLYKLHWYRRQDLPDTPSDMQQDHNVPLDQKGALCPVEEQSPQTPDSAGVVCRNPMEEYYQSCLGCMDPLSSSSSLSSLHVSVMPSELLFNYKMSSILSTSSTSSQPVSITNHTREKLSLVWTVAQDSPFTVSPPLCELAPLKSTSFRVTYDPKQLNTLHGAQLECFAFYKDNQDLEDQVLLPPWCVTVRVIGHSFQPGKEHFIPSCSLMPPRVVFPALSVLSHQTVLLQNCGDLPLTFCLDHSLNPALAESVFVVPSCGLIQPGSHQILVLRTTPTENSPKQGFSLHLRLNAAKHTKELTVVSVVEQMRMSLEGDNSLYFQPTAVGSQTQRSHHIRNLSCLPLRFQWSIPEPEQELISVEPDAGELHPNESSVQIWSFSPLAEKTYTLKPTLTFWPIQTPGCNKSHLTLDVVGMGAKGSIEAEKTVLDVGETLVGSYRSIQVPLVNNSPCPVSFCLSVQQILLDEELTYDPESEPNALQLDCDRGTIASHATMLLRSTVRPHRRAQYLWTISYQMLNASGFVSSPPQTVCEVRAQGVFPTLQVIDVWGGGSVGSLSKVHLWKLFSLDRLNEHMLSNPSPAELTYRTPTRHSLSSSPSIFTKVLLDFNFSAAPLTSEPSTFVLMFHNPGFIPVNWAFLFPEDQQIELEYWAETGEFSSTELHQMKVQDNHLFSISPRSGTLLPGQQRAVHFTYSHDFAGTDRFPVVFKLSYGREILLNFQGVTVERDRPYLHFASKRHVFTSVTIGNCSPPRQMYELNNGGAVPVRYEVDMAVLSQLQVDNCNHPLLCCLNPEGVVLSGKTAMLEWIFSPLEAKVYHMDIPIHVQDGHSTLVRFEGCGLNSPTLGSITPFGYSDTKASEPCVQRLPFPGQVLFLSEDSVCLGDIPVCSRSSRILFLTNVSHTDTVHYTWDPQSNQQVVQIHPDRGSLCPGESALCALTFTSTDYPTAYQLDIICQVIQEAALTRYHDALQRWEEEKARQQDEFIITDKDLRQSPEVPIDKEPVAAPVRKGPPLRKYKTLPPICASANGEAVVTMCTKLTRAERRAQRETAKARRCPEPPQPALLHLWVTAHSHLLLEYPPHFPNQSNEHYRCPSSVKPQQPEASSSRTSLPAGLPPPTHGPDRDITMHVLTSLLSGILDDPAFTQSLITLASKPITYQLRKTSPSSLPSSLPSPPCPTPSHPTHQRQVLLSGTVGQKEQHNTVDSEGTAGCWRNRRTTQNTPHTEHVPADMTEDVLLNTLQNLMIEAVRGELVLTAHPRTVILPPFSTRSRRTSIAMAEEEKVDLRNRKESAVT